The nucleotide sequence CCTCACACTCTGCCCCTCACACTCTGCCCCTCACACTCTGCCCCTCACACTCTGCCCCTCACACTCTGCCCCTCACACTCTGCCCCTCACACTCTGCCCCTCACACTCTGcccctcacactcccccactcacactcccccactcacactcccccactcacactcccccactcacactcccccactcacactcccccactcacactcccccactcacactcccccactcacactcccccactcacactcccccactcactctcccactcacactcacacacctatCTTACAATGGTCAGTCAATCTACTCACTTCCCTTTGGAATGGAGGACACCCATGTTcgtagggagaacatgcaaacagcacccaaggtcagggtTGAGCCTGGCAGTGGCTCTGTGGCACTATTTCACTCTACAGATGAGTTTTCTTGACTTCCAGGGAGGGTGGCTAGTTTGTGATCTAGAACGTAACCTTCCATCAgttaccaattttttttttttgttatcgAATGGAACATTTTGACCAattcattattttttaaatttttttttaggtTTTCACTTTCTTCCAAAGGTGCCCTCGATTGTCCCGGAGAGCTGTGTGCTGGTGTGTGTGGGCCTCGTGGTCGGAGGTCTGATAAAGGGTGTAGGAGTCAATCCACCTATCCTGAAGGCAGAAGTGTTCTTTttcttcctccttccccccaTCATTTTGGACGCCGGCTACTTCTTGCCATTCAGACCATTCACAGAGAACCTGGGAACGATACTGAGCTTTGCTGTGATCGGAACGCTGTGGAATGCATTTTTCGTTGGAATGCTGATGTACGCAGTGTGCCAGTTTGTCGGGAACGATCTGGAAAATATCAGCCTGTTGGCCTGCCTGGTTTTTGGCAGCATCACTTCAGCTGTGGATCCCGTGGCGGTGCTGGCTGTCTTCGAAGAGATTCACATCAACGAGTTGCTGTACATCCTAGTGTTTGGAGAGTCCTTGCTCAATGATGCAGTGACTGTGGTGAGTGTCACATATTTGATTCTATTGGAGGCTCTTCCTGCTGTGTGGCCTCTACCTTTTCGTTCAttgtctctccccaccccccccccccaccccatccttgTGCACaatttctccctcccccacagCATATTTCTTTgcttagaccaggggttcccaacttttttaatgCGATGGACCAGTATCATTAAGCAAAGTGTCTGTGGTTACCAGGTGGGGAACCTGTGGCTTAGACTGTTTACTTTCTGTATgacggtcctccatctctggcggtgtttaTCATGTCAGTAGACTTCCTCATGATTTTCACTCGTCAGTCTTGCCAGTCCCAGGTGGAGATTCAGGAGTACCACCACactcttcattgctgcttccccaacaattttgttttaccagtgagCGTAGTTAgcgccctgagctgaacccctgaacccggAGGTCTagtggaccattcttagtctggcccctaccctttgacctgtttggcctggGTCAAAGCATAAGGCTCCAGCTCTCTGGGTCATGTGAGCCTCCAAACcaagacaaggttgtggtcctcttggagcagGGGATGAACCCTGAATTCTCCTCGACCAATCTGTGTAGGAGTTGTGTCTGTATGAGTGGGAACAATTGTGTAGGGCTCTTGAGCTGTATAATTGAGTTGATGTGTGTTTATTCAAATAGGTGCTTTACCACCTCTTCGACGAATTTGCTCGTGCCAATACAATCGGAGCCAAGGAAGTGGTCTTCGGATTCCTGTCATTTTTTGTGGTGGCTCTTGGAGGTGTCCTTTTTGGAATGTTCTTTGGAATTTTGGCTGCCTTTACCTCCCGCTTCACATATCGCATTCGTGTTATCGAGCCTCTCTTTGTTTTCCTCTACAGTTACATGAGTTACCTGTGTTCGGAGCTCTTCCATCTTTCAGGAATCATGGCGTAAGTGACCTTGAAACTACTGTACGGAAAATGTTTTGTCATGTGAGAATGTTTTTCCATCACAATttgcttacttactgcccattacgccactggtgtttagggcagcgatGAAGATCCTCCGTCTCTGGCGATGTtcatggcttccttcatcatgttagTAGCTTCTTCTaggttttcaccactgtcagtcatgtaagtcccaggtggagactcaggaataccatcacactcaggtgtagaaggattcttcattgctgtttccaaaacaattttaccagtcagggttattagctctgagctgaatccctgaacctggaggaccggtggaccgctcttagtctggcctctgccctttgaccttttTGTtctggtgaccctaccaagaaagagctaaagcataaagccctgactccagccaatgtagCTGTCCAGATCATTgtggcacacaagcctccaaaccacgacaaggttatGGTCTTCTTGGAGGCTCAGCATGATTTATTCAGTACATAATTGGTTTGGAGTCCTTTCTCGGTTGATGTTCAGTGAGAGCTCACAGTTAGTAGGGTAGAGGCAGTGTTGGAATCGGACTATTCCTAAACCATGTGATGATAATGGGAAGCTATGTTCTGGGAGGTGGTAACAGACTATGGTCTCTTCTTCCTCTTGTCCATTATTTTTTTGTGTCATCCTTTGGCCTAATTTAGAAATACGGCCCTAAGGATATTTTGTGCACATTCAGTGTGTTTCAGTGAGCAAGCTGTTACTTGTGTTTTACAGCCTCATTGCCTGCGGTGCAGTCATGCGGCCTTACGTGGAGGCAAACATATCTCATAAATCACACACCACCATTAAATACTTCCTGAAGATGTGGAGCAGTGTCAGCGAGACGCTCATCTTTATCTTCCTGGGTGTGTCCACTTTTGCTGGGCAACACGATTGGAATTGGATCTTTGTGAGCAGCACAGTGATATTCTGTCTGATCGGACGGGTCCTGGGTAAGTGGAGGGGGTGTGGGCTATTTGTTAAACTTCTGAGCTTATTTAAGCTGTAACAAGCTATTGTACGGTTTCAGTCGTGATAGAGAGCAATGTAAAGGAGACGGATTTCTAATCAGAGAGTTGCACTTCGAGAGCTCACACGCTCATCCACTCAGGCAATAAGGGTAGAATTCAAAATAAGAAAGAAGCAATTACCCTGGGGTTATACTATCTGCCTCCTAATAGCAGCTGGAGGAATGAGAAACAGATATGTAAGCAgattatggaaaaaagtaaaaacTAGTTGTCATAGTAGGACTAGGACTTCGTTAGAACAAAGGGTTtaagatggggcagaatttgttacaTTCATTCAAGAAGATTTCTTGAAATGGTAAGTAGATGATGTAACTAGGGTTCCcagtcttttttatgccatggaccaatgccattaagcaagaggtctgtggaccccaggctgggaacccttgATCTAACTAGAGGAGATGCCATACTATATTGAGATTTGAACCTGTCCAGATGATTGGGGATTCAGTGAGTATTTTGGGACCAGCTTCTTAAGTTTAAAGGTGGCTATGAATAAAGGATAATTCTGGTCCTTGGGATATGGTCAAATAAAGGAAGGTACAACAAAAGGCAAATTACAACATTATTAGTCAGGAGCTAAGTGTGGATGGTTGAAGTAGCTCCAAGTTCACATCTCACACTTCGGTGACCCTGATCAGAATTCAGGACCAGAATGTTCCAGTAAGGAGGAAGGAGGCTGGCAAGTATCAGAACCTTGGATGATAAGGGATGTTGTAAATTTAGCCAAAAAGAAAAAGGTATGCTTTAGAAAGCTGAAATCAGACAGGAACTTTGAGGTAATTCACTCAAACAGGGAATTAGGAGGGTCAAGGGGGACCATGAAATGTCCTTTGCAGGTATGATTAATGTTTAAAAGTGTTTGATACATAcattaaaaacaagacagtaactAGGAAGAGAATAAGGTCATTCAAGGATGAAGGAGGAAATTTATGCCTAGAGCCAGAGGTACTAAATGAGTATTTCTCATTAATATTGATGAAAGGAAAGGGCATGAAggatagtgagatcagtgtgAGGTATGCTAATCAGCTAGGGCATGTTGAGGTGGTGTTGGGTCCATTGAAGAGCATTGTAGATAAGATCCAAGAGTCTGGTGGGATTTATCCCACGTTATTGAGGGCGGAAAGAGAGGAGATTGTTAGGGCCTTCACAAAGATCTTTGTATACTctttataaaatagttaaataagtaattcAGAAATAGAAATtaacaaaaaagtagtgaggtagtgtcgatGGGTTCAATTTACATTCAGAAATCagtaggcagaggggaagaagctgttcctgaagcactgagtgtgtgccatcaggcttctgtacctcctccttaatggtagcaatgagaagggcaTTTCTTGGGTgatggtgtccttaatgatgcaagctgcctttttgaggcagcattctgggaaggtgtcctggataccacagaggctagtgtccatgatggagctgacttaagtttacaactctctgaaacttacttcgatcctgtgcagtaccctCCCCACCTTTCCACACCTGACAgcgaatgctctccacggtacatctgtagaaattgccaagtgttttaggtgacatgccaaatatcCTCAAacccttaatgaaatatagccactgtgttTGTAGGTACTTCGATATGTCATTAATTCAGTGTGGAGGGCCATTAATTCTGATTAGATGTCCATGACAGAGGTGTCCTCAGCAATCAGTGCTGTATGTAACTTGGACAAAAATGTGGATGGCCGGTTATTGAGTTGGCAGACGATACAAAAACTGTGAGTTGTTGTTAGCATAGAAGGTTGTCAATGGATACAGTAGGATGCCAATCAGCTACGGACACAGGCAGAGAAATCGTAGACGGTGTTTAATCCACTCAAATATGAGGCTttgtattttggaaagtcaaatgcaAGGGAAAAATAGACAATAAATGACAGGACTCTTAGCATTAATATGAAGAGGGATCTTGAGATGCCAGTGCATAGCTTCCTAAGAGTGGTAACATTAGGAGGGAGGCTTTTAAAGAAGGTGTATCCCTTGCTAGCTCTTTTTGGCCAGGACATTGAGAATAAGATTCAGGAAGACAAGTTGCAGCGATGTAGAACTTTGGCTgggccacatttggagcatttCATCTAGTTCGGGTCACCACATTATAGAAAGGACACGGAGGCTctgtagagggtgcagaaaaggtttaccaggatgctacttgGATTAGAGAATACTAGCTACAAGGGTGGTGGGATAAGCTTGAATTGTTCTCTCTGGAGCATTGGAGGTTGAGAGAAAATCTGGTTTCATGTAATGATGAGAGGCACAAGTCAGACAGGTAGAGTCTTTTTCCCGGGGTAGAAATGTGAACTACTGAAGAACGTAgcattaaggtgagaggagatactTGGAATTAGAAACAGAGAGAGGTAGATGTCTGGAATCCACAGCCAAGggtgatggtggaagcagataagatAGTGGTACTTATGATACATTTAGATATGGACATGAACGTgcatggaatggagggatatggatcagatgattttgttttaatttggTTTCATGGTTGACACAGACTTGGTGAGTTTGGGGCTTGTCCTGTGCCGTGCTCCTCCGTGTTCTGTTCATTCTGTAATGTTGGGCTTTGCCAATGAGTGTGGAACCAGATAAAGGTTATGGAAAGATGGAAGCCAAAGTGCATCTTACTAACTCTGCAATTTTCTTTCAGGTgttctgggtctgtctgtaatACTTAACAGATTCCGCATTGTGAAGCTCACGCCCAAGGACCAGTTCATAATTTCATATGGGGGCCTACGAGGAGCTATCGCCTTTTCACTTGGCTACCTGCTGGACGAAGAGTTCCCTCGAAACATGTTCCTCACTGCCATTATTACTCTCATCTTCTTCACTGTCTTTGTACAGGTCTGTATATCTCTCAGCTAATCTCCACTTGTAAGTGGCATCACAGCGCGACGCCATGATAGTTGAGGGCATCGGAGCTCAGACTTCATTCTCGGC is from Hypanus sabinus isolate sHypSab1 chromosome 30, sHypSab1.hap1, whole genome shotgun sequence and encodes:
- the slc9a1a gene encoding sodium/hydrogen exchanger 1 isoform X1, producing the protein MVVVPFRLCRLRLLSSLVVLAALSSSAGVSAFGTLIPDCHDSARTARVSSNKTKAFPVVTVDYEHIRPQFVVALWILLASLMKLGFHFLPKVPSIVPESCVLVCVGLVVGGLIKGVGVNPPILKAEVFFFFLLPPIILDAGYFLPFRPFTENLGTILSFAVIGTLWNAFFVGMLMYAVCQFVGNDLENISLLACLVFGSITSAVDPVAVLAVFEEIHINELLYILVFGESLLNDAVTVVLYHLFDEFARANTIGAKEVVFGFLSFFVVALGGVLFGMFFGILAAFTSRFTYRIRVIEPLFVFLYSYMSYLCSELFHLSGIMALIACGAVMRPYVEANISHKSHTTIKYFLKMWSSVSETLIFIFLGVSTFAGQHDWNWIFVSSTVIFCLIGRVLGVLGLSVILNRFRIVKLTPKDQFIISYGGLRGAIAFSLGYLLDEEFPRNMFLTAIITLIFFTVFVQGMTIRPLVELLAVKKKQDTKRSINEEIHIQFLDHLLTGIEDVCGHYGHHHWKDKLSRFNKKYIRKCLISGERSKEPQLIAFYHKMEMKNAIEMVTTGGLPKVPTAVSIQEITRRGTVTERLLPTLSKEKEEEVRKILRENLQRTRQRLRSYSRHTLVVDSYEDQWSQIVLKRQRLQNSEARIPSQVLTQPLDWESSRTSNLKVESESMNNEGADSAENMLMVTVKLPSDSSSSTVDTLRKPSALEQEDNSFDVRHSHSSIPASSTSQRILRFVSDPGPDSKPDDNNQS
- the slc9a1a gene encoding sodium/hydrogen exchanger 1 isoform X2; translation: MLMYAVCQFVGNDLENISLLACLVFGSITSAVDPVAVLAVFEEIHINELLYILVFGESLLNDAVTVVLYHLFDEFARANTIGAKEVVFGFLSFFVVALGGVLFGMFFGILAAFTSRFTYRIRVIEPLFVFLYSYMSYLCSELFHLSGIMALIACGAVMRPYVEANISHKSHTTIKYFLKMWSSVSETLIFIFLGVSTFAGQHDWNWIFVSSTVIFCLIGRVLGVLGLSVILNRFRIVKLTPKDQFIISYGGLRGAIAFSLGYLLDEEFPRNMFLTAIITLIFFTVFVQGMTIRPLVELLAVKKKQDTKRSINEEIHIQFLDHLLTGIEDVCGHYGHHHWKDKLSRFNKKYIRKCLISGERSKEPQLIAFYHKMEMKNAIEMVTTGGLPKVPTAVSIQEITRRGTVTERLLPTLSKEKEEEVRKILRENLQRTRQRLRSYSRHTLVVDSYEDQWSQIVLKRQRLQNSEARIPSQVLTQPLDWESSRTSNLKVESESMNNEGADSAENMLMVTVKLPSDSSSSTVDTLRKPSALEQEDNSFDVRHSHSSIPASSTSQRILRFVSDPGPDSKPDDNNQS